One genomic window of Streptomyces sp. NBC_01276 includes the following:
- a CDS encoding agmatine/peptidylarginine deiminase encodes MSDHAFRPPARGMDRRRFLAAAGLTAAAAGATALTAAEGRASAAPRPARAAAGAFSVPIEDVRHTRTWMAWPDSTSIWGGSLSGVQSDIALIARTIAKYEPVYLCANSGSAARARRLCGPTVTVVTTIPVDDCWMRDSGPVFRTDGAGGLDAVGLNFNGWGNKQTHSKDALVAGRIASYAGVPFTAAGLVGEGGAVEQDGAGTLMATRSSLVNRNRNPDTSQAQIEAALCAAYGASKVIWFDGVTGQDITDDHVDATSRFLAPGKALVQMPLASDNDVYAEDARRQFQVLSGATTAGGARMTAEKLQGPDYDLIRSTNRDFLASYANYYVCNGAVISGQFGDTRADAAARATLTRLFPGRVVERLDIDRLGTGGGGIHCVTQQQPVP; translated from the coding sequence ATGAGCGATCACGCATTCCGTCCGCCCGCCCGCGGCATGGACCGGCGCAGGTTCCTCGCCGCCGCCGGTCTCACCGCCGCGGCCGCCGGGGCCACCGCGCTGACCGCGGCCGAGGGGCGCGCCTCGGCGGCCCCCCGACCCGCCCGCGCGGCGGCGGGGGCGTTCAGCGTGCCGATCGAGGACGTCCGCCACACCCGTACCTGGATGGCCTGGCCGGACAGCACCTCCATCTGGGGCGGCAGCCTCAGCGGGGTCCAGTCGGACATCGCGCTCATCGCCCGCACCATCGCCAAGTACGAGCCGGTCTACCTGTGCGCCAACTCCGGCAGCGCCGCCAGGGCCCGCCGGCTGTGCGGCCCGACGGTCACCGTCGTCACCACCATCCCCGTGGACGACTGCTGGATGCGCGACAGCGGCCCGGTCTTCCGTACCGACGGCGCCGGCGGACTGGACGCGGTCGGCCTGAACTTCAACGGCTGGGGCAACAAGCAGACCCACTCCAAGGACGCCCTGGTCGCCGGGCGGATCGCCTCCTACGCCGGCGTCCCGTTCACCGCCGCCGGCCTGGTGGGGGAGGGCGGCGCGGTCGAACAGGACGGCGCCGGCACCCTGATGGCGACCCGCAGCAGCCTGGTGAACCGCAACCGCAACCCCGACACGTCACAGGCGCAGATCGAAGCCGCTCTGTGCGCCGCCTACGGCGCCTCCAAGGTGATCTGGTTCGACGGCGTGACCGGCCAGGACATCACGGACGACCACGTCGACGCCACCTCGCGCTTCCTCGCGCCCGGGAAGGCCCTCGTCCAGATGCCGTTGGCCTCGGACAACGACGTCTACGCCGAGGACGCGCGCCGGCAGTTCCAGGTCCTGTCCGGCGCGACGACCGCGGGTGGCGCCCGCATGACCGCCGAGAAGCTCCAGGGCCCCGACTACGACCTGATCCGCTCCACCAACCGGGACTTCCTCGCCTCCTACGCCAACTACTACGTGTGCAACGGCGCCGTCATCAGCGGCCAGTTCGGCGACACCCGGGCCGACGCGGCGGCGCGGGCCACGCTGACGCGCCTGTTCCCGGGCCGCGTCGTCGAACGGCTCGACATCGACCGTCTCGGCACCGGCGGCGGCGGCATCCACTGCGTCACCCAGCAGCAGCCGGTGCCGTAG
- a CDS encoding SpoIIE family protein phosphatase → MVTPEALRAGPGPVGVVPSEAGGLLDVLSVAAVVLDAQGRITLWSPQAQDLFGWSAEDALGSHAAELLVADEYVDLVLELFAKVMSGGGAWAGVFPVRHKDGSSRLVEFRNMRLQDEHGGVYALGIACDETVLRGVERDLALSVPLVAQSPLGLAVLDTGLRYVLVNPTLERINGLPSEELLGRTPHEALPFLDTDTIEASMRQVLDTGAPLLDQYGTGRTPADPDHEHAWSGSYYRLEDPGGRVIGVALVVVDVTDSYRAAREATEARRRLGLIARASVTVGTTLDLERTARELADLVVADLADLASVDVLDSVLEGGVATAPGPRTGQALFMALAVATSYGTDAVRATDPVGERTTYPAERLVTRCVSTGRPVLVSHVTGADLAHIARDGAAAELLGREGAHSYLAVPLTARGQVLGALGLLRTRNPLPFDQDDVTLAGELATRAAIAIDNARWYQHATDTALTLQRHLLPHPPPRAAGLQIAYRYQPAVAASGIGGDWFDAIRQPRDKTALVVGDVMGHGVHAAATMGQLRTATRTLADLCLDPARVLRHLDHITAELDGTMATCVYATWDPHRSRCRVALAGHPPPVVVRSGQAPALADLPAGVPLGTGGLGDAGFTSTVLDLLPGDRLVLYTDGLVETRDDALDDRLDLLLRLLADPDLPPEATCDRLLAALRHRDAADDAALVIARVLPHPPAPGAHPR, encoded by the coding sequence ATGGTCACGCCCGAGGCGTTGCGGGCCGGGCCCGGCCCCGTGGGAGTGGTTCCCTCCGAGGCCGGAGGCCTGCTGGACGTACTGAGCGTGGCCGCGGTGGTCCTGGACGCCCAGGGGCGGATCACCCTGTGGAGCCCCCAGGCACAGGACCTCTTCGGCTGGTCCGCCGAGGACGCGCTGGGCAGCCACGCGGCCGAGCTGCTGGTCGCCGACGAGTACGTCGACCTGGTGCTGGAGCTGTTCGCCAAGGTCATGTCGGGTGGCGGCGCCTGGGCGGGCGTCTTCCCCGTGCGGCACAAGGACGGTTCCTCGCGGCTGGTGGAGTTCCGCAACATGCGGCTGCAGGACGAACACGGCGGCGTGTACGCGCTGGGTATCGCCTGCGACGAGACCGTCCTGCGGGGCGTGGAGCGCGACCTGGCGCTGTCCGTGCCGCTGGTGGCGCAGTCCCCGCTCGGGCTGGCGGTGCTGGACACGGGCCTGCGGTACGTCCTGGTCAACCCGACGCTGGAGCGGATCAACGGCCTGCCCTCCGAGGAGCTCCTGGGCCGTACGCCGCACGAGGCCCTGCCGTTCCTGGACACCGACACGATCGAAGCCTCCATGCGTCAGGTCCTGGACACCGGCGCACCGCTGCTGGACCAGTACGGCACCGGGCGCACACCCGCGGACCCGGACCATGAGCATGCCTGGTCGGGCTCGTACTACCGGCTGGAGGACCCGGGCGGGCGTGTGATCGGCGTCGCCCTGGTGGTCGTGGACGTCACCGACAGCTACCGGGCGGCCAGGGAGGCCACCGAGGCCCGCAGGCGCCTCGGCCTCATCGCCCGGGCGTCGGTGACCGTCGGCACCACCCTGGACCTGGAGCGCACGGCCCGCGAGCTCGCCGACCTCGTCGTGGCCGACCTGGCCGACCTCGCCTCGGTCGACGTCCTCGACTCCGTCCTGGAGGGCGGCGTGGCGACGGCGCCCGGCCCCCGGACGGGGCAGGCGCTCTTCATGGCCCTCGCGGTGGCGACGTCCTACGGGACGGACGCCGTCCGGGCCACGGACCCGGTGGGCGAGCGCACCACGTACCCGGCCGAGCGCCTGGTCACCCGCTGCGTGAGCACCGGACGTCCCGTCCTGGTGTCGCACGTCACCGGTGCGGACCTGGCACACATCGCGCGCGACGGGGCCGCCGCGGAGCTCCTCGGCCGGGAGGGCGCGCACTCCTACCTGGCCGTACCGCTGACCGCCCGCGGCCAGGTCCTCGGCGCCCTGGGCCTCCTGCGCACCCGCAATCCGCTCCCCTTCGACCAGGACGACGTCACCCTGGCCGGCGAGCTGGCCACCCGCGCCGCCATCGCCATCGACAACGCCCGCTGGTACCAGCACGCCACCGACACCGCCCTGACCCTGCAGCGGCACCTCCTGCCCCACCCCCCGCCGCGGGCGGCCGGTCTCCAGATCGCCTACCGCTACCAGCCCGCGGTGGCGGCGAGCGGGATAGGCGGCGACTGGTTCGACGCGATCCGTCAGCCCCGGGACAAGACCGCGCTCGTGGTCGGCGACGTGATGGGACACGGTGTCCACGCCGCCGCCACCATGGGCCAACTGCGCACGGCCACCCGCACCCTTGCGGACCTCTGTCTCGACCCGGCACGGGTCCTGCGCCACCTCGACCACATCACCGCCGAACTGGACGGGACCATGGCGACCTGCGTCTACGCCACCTGGGACCCGCACCGCTCGCGCTGCCGCGTCGCCCTCGCAGGCCACCCGCCCCCGGTCGTCGTCAGGTCGGGGCAGGCCCCCGCGCTGGCCGACCTTCCGGCCGGAGTGCCGCTCGGCACGGGCGGCCTCGGCGACGCCGGGTTCACGTCCACCGTCCTCGACCTGCTGCCCGGCGACCGGCTGGTCCTCTACACCGACGGTCTCGTCGAAACCCGTGACGACGCCCTGGACGACCGCCTCGACCTGCTCCTGCGCCTCCTCGCCGATCCGGACCTCCCCCCGGAGGCGACCTGCGACCGGCTCCTGGCCGCCCTGCGTCACCGTGACGCGGCCGACGACGCCGCCCTCGTCATCGCGCGGGTACTCCCCCATCCGCCCGCCCCCGGGGCGCACCCGCGCTGA